A single Pseudomonas sp. DC1.2 DNA region contains:
- a CDS encoding acyl-CoA dehydrogenase gives MNALTQSIGQSLTKSQHDLHNARSLLEATVRFVRQQPQVTAEPYVISRVGDVHIRIDVAAALLERAESFLSGSEDDAQISIAVAESHLASADALNAASNAEFEFTGQRTGLPGSLHDPLRWKLHLIGNFRLNGIHPSSTGSAV, from the coding sequence ATGAACGCCTTGACCCAATCGATTGGCCAATCCTTGACCAAGTCCCAGCATGACTTGCACAACGCCCGCAGCCTGCTTGAGGCGACCGTGCGTTTTGTACGCCAGCAGCCTCAAGTTACGGCTGAACCGTATGTCATCAGCCGCGTCGGCGACGTACACATCCGCATCGACGTCGCCGCCGCACTGCTGGAGCGCGCCGAAAGCTTTTTGAGCGGGAGTGAGGACGACGCGCAAATCAGCATTGCGGTTGCCGAATCCCATCTCGCCAGCGCCGACGCGCTTAACGCCGCGAGCAACGCCGAATTTGAGTTCACCGGCCAGCGCACAGGATTGCCCGGCTCGCTGCATGACCCACTGCGTTGGAAGTTGCACCTTATCGGCAACTTTCGCCTCAACGGCATTCATCCCTCATCGACAGGGAGTGCTGTTTGA
- a CDS encoding SfnB family sulfur acquisition oxidoreductase, whose amino-acid sequence MPTSPHTAHIIRSDAEAIAAAHALAARFALEASVRDRDRRLPVGELDEFSVSGLWGITIPKEYGGAGVSYVTVAEVIKIISAADSSLGQIPQNHLGVLDILLQTATEEQKRYYFGKVLQGYRFGNAFSESKSKNAGAFETRIRFDQDSAYIDGEKFYCTGALFAHIVPTVAVDEENKAFIAFVERDNPGLSVIDSWDGFGQRTTASGGVTLNAVKVPLSAVIPAHRAFDEPTADGPISQIIQAAVDTGIALGALEDTKRFARQARPWIDSGQDHGWQDPLTLLAIGDLEWRVHGTEAILKKAGEAIDAALLNANEDTVARASVVVAQAKVLSADIALLASSKLFELAGTRSVLGKYNLDRHWRNARTHTLHDPARWKYHLIGNYLLNGVKPARHAWN is encoded by the coding sequence ATGCCAACGTCACCCCATACCGCCCACATCATTCGTTCGGACGCCGAGGCCATCGCCGCCGCTCACGCGCTCGCCGCCCGATTTGCCCTCGAGGCCAGTGTGCGTGATCGCGATAGACGCCTGCCAGTGGGCGAACTCGACGAGTTCTCCGTCAGCGGCCTTTGGGGCATCACCATTCCCAAGGAATACGGTGGCGCGGGCGTCTCCTACGTTACCGTCGCCGAAGTGATCAAGATCATTTCGGCCGCCGACTCGTCCCTCGGACAGATTCCGCAAAACCATCTCGGCGTGCTCGACATCCTGCTGCAAACCGCCACCGAGGAGCAGAAGCGCTATTACTTCGGCAAAGTGCTGCAAGGCTATCGCTTCGGCAATGCGTTCTCGGAATCGAAGAGCAAAAATGCCGGCGCCTTCGAAACCCGTATCCGTTTCGATCAGGACAGCGCTTATATCGATGGTGAAAAGTTCTATTGCACGGGCGCGTTGTTCGCACACATCGTGCCGACGGTGGCGGTTGATGAAGAGAACAAGGCGTTTATCGCATTCGTCGAACGCGATAACCCCGGCCTGAGTGTGATCGACAGTTGGGACGGTTTTGGTCAGCGCACCACCGCCAGCGGTGGCGTGACGCTCAATGCCGTCAAAGTGCCGCTCAGTGCGGTGATCCCCGCGCACCGGGCCTTCGATGAACCCACCGCCGACGGCCCGATCTCGCAAATTATCCAAGCCGCTGTGGACACGGGCATTGCGCTCGGCGCCCTTGAGGACACCAAACGTTTCGCCCGGCAAGCACGACCCTGGATCGACAGCGGCCAGGATCACGGCTGGCAGGACCCGCTTACCCTCCTCGCGATTGGCGACCTTGAATGGCGCGTGCATGGCACCGAAGCGATTCTGAAAAAGGCCGGCGAAGCGATTGATGCGGCGTTGCTTAATGCCAATGAAGACACCGTCGCCCGCGCTTCGGTGGTGGTGGCACAGGCCAAAGTGCTGTCCGCCGACATCGCCTTGCTCGCCAGCAGCAAGCTCTTCGAATTAGCCGGCACACGTTCGGTGCTTGGCAAGTACAACCTCGACCGCCACTGGCGCAACGCCCGCACCCACACCCTGCATGACCCCGCGCGCTGGAAATATCACCTGATCGGCAATTACCTGCTCAACGGCGTGAAGCCCGCGCGCCACGCCTGGAACTGA
- a CDS encoding XRE family transcriptional regulator has protein sequence MHKDFPQRASVLQHVSQNVRRLRHAADMSQTALAEKSGVSRRMLVAIEAGEKNVSLTTLDRVAEALDVAFSDLIQAPDIRDHSRINELAWAGTIPGSKAVLLAKATATREVELWEWRLEPGEHYPSEPDADGWSEQLYVFEGCLTLMLGDTPQKISAGEFFMFASNQPHSYRNEGEVATRFVRNVVI, from the coding sequence GTGCACAAAGATTTTCCGCAACGGGCTTCGGTCCTTCAGCACGTCAGCCAGAATGTTCGGCGTCTGCGCCACGCCGCCGATATGAGCCAGACCGCGCTGGCCGAAAAGTCCGGGGTCAGCCGCCGGATGCTGGTGGCCATCGAGGCCGGCGAGAAAAACGTCAGCCTGACCACCCTTGATCGCGTGGCCGAAGCACTGGACGTCGCCTTCAGTGATTTGATCCAGGCCCCTGATATCCGCGATCACAGCCGTATCAACGAATTGGCCTGGGCCGGGACGATCCCCGGCAGTAAAGCGGTGTTGCTGGCCAAAGCCACCGCCACCCGTGAAGTCGAACTGTGGGAATGGCGCCTGGAGCCAGGGGAGCATTACCCGTCGGAACCGGATGCCGATGGCTGGAGCGAGCAACTCTATGTGTTCGAGGGGTGCCTGACGCTGATGCTGGGCGACACACCGCAGAAAATCTCGGCGGGCGAGTTCTTCATGTTTGCCAGCAACCAGCCGCATTCGTATCGCAATGAGGGCGAGGTGGCGACGCGGTTTGTACGTAATGTGGTGATCTGA
- a CDS encoding DMT family transporter translates to MHYIAHLAGLGSILRNIRRIVRPPQAACKAMTSVNTSQTPSRFSRFSKAECVLVLITMIWGGTFLLVQNAMTVSGPMFFVGLRFAAAACFVALFSWRHLRELTFFELKAGAFIGVAIMLGYGLQTMGLQTIPSSQSAFITALYVPFVPLLQWLVLGRRPGLMPSLGIMLAFTGLMLLSGPSGASLNFSPGEIATLISAVAIAAEIILISNFAGQVDVRRVTVVQLAVTSVLSFLLVVPTQEVIPHFSWLLLCSALGLGAASAAIQVAMNWAQKSVSPTRATLIYAGEPVWAGIAGRLAGERLPAIALLGAGLIVAAVIVSELKTKGKNREQCADALEDKVVDSNK, encoded by the coding sequence GTGCACTATATTGCTCACTTGGCGGGGTTGGGCAGTATACTGCGCAACATTCGGCGCATTGTGCGTCCCCCTCAAGCAGCGTGCAAGGCCATGACATCGGTGAACACCTCCCAGACACCCTCCCGCTTTTCAAGGTTCAGCAAGGCCGAATGCGTGCTGGTGTTGATTACCATGATCTGGGGCGGAACCTTTTTATTGGTGCAAAACGCAATGACCGTCAGCGGCCCGATGTTTTTTGTCGGTTTGCGCTTTGCCGCTGCGGCGTGTTTCGTTGCTCTGTTCTCCTGGCGCCACCTGCGCGAACTAACCTTCTTTGAACTCAAGGCCGGTGCCTTTATCGGCGTCGCGATCATGCTCGGTTACGGCTTGCAGACTATGGGTTTACAGACTATTCCCAGCAGTCAGTCAGCATTTATTACCGCGCTGTACGTACCGTTCGTGCCGTTGCTGCAATGGCTGGTGCTCGGACGCCGGCCGGGGCTGATGCCGAGTTTGGGCATCATGCTCGCATTTACCGGGTTGATGCTGTTGTCGGGACCGTCCGGGGCTTCACTGAACTTCAGTCCCGGTGAGATCGCCACGCTGATCAGCGCTGTCGCAATTGCAGCGGAGATCATTTTGATCAGCAATTTTGCCGGTCAGGTTGATGTGCGTCGGGTCACCGTGGTGCAACTGGCCGTCACGTCCGTGCTGTCTTTTCTGCTAGTGGTGCCGACACAAGAAGTGATTCCACACTTCTCCTGGCTGCTGCTGTGCAGTGCGCTGGGGTTGGGAGCCGCGAGCGCGGCGATTCAGGTAGCCATGAACTGGGCACAGAAAAGTGTTTCACCGACTCGAGCGACGTTGATCTATGCCGGTGAGCCAGTGTGGGCCGGGATCGCCGGACGCCTGGCCGGGGAACGGTTACCGGCGATTGCCTTGCTGGGCGCCGGGTTGATTGTGGCGGCAGTGATTGTCAGTGAGTTAAAAACCAAGGGCAAAAATCGCGAGCAGTGCGCGGACGCGCTGGAAGACAAAGTCGTCGACTCAAACAAGTGA
- a CDS encoding monovalent cation/H+ antiporter subunit A, with translation MSLIVLLLLPFIGSCLAALLPHNARNTESLLAGLVALIGTLQVALLYPQIAHGGVIREEFFWLPSLGLNFVLRMDGFAWLFSLMVLGIGTLVSLYARYYMSPDDPVPRFFAFFLAFMGAMLGLVISGNLIQIVFFWELTSLFSFLLIGYWHHRADARRGAYMALMVTGAGGLCLLAGVMLLGHVVGSYDLDKVLAAGELIRAHALYPILLPLILIGALSKSAQFPFHFWLPHAMAAPTPVSAYLHSATMVKAGVFLLARLWPSLSGSEEWFYIVSGAGACTLLLGAYCAMFQNDLKGLLAYSTISHLGLITLLLGLNSPLAAVAAVFHILNHATFKASLFMAAGIIDHESGTRDIRKLSGLIKLIPFTATLAMVASASMAGVPLLNGFLSKEMFFAETVFINATAWVEMSLPVIATIAGTFSVAYSLRFTVDVFFGPPATDLPHTPHEPPRWMRAPVELLVFACLVVGIFPAQVVGPLLAAAALPVVGGTLPEYSLAIWHGLNAPMIMSLIAMSGGIVLYLLLRNQLKRGRFKYPPIIGLFNGKRLFERSLVIMMRLSRRLERRLSTKRLQTQLFLLVLAAVLAGLVPMLHSGLSWGDRPKIAGSMVFVTLWLLAIACALGAAWQAKYHRLAALTMVSVCGLMTCVTFVWFSAPDLALTQLAVEVVTTVLILLGLRWLPRRIEDVSPLPGSVPRARIRRLRDLLLSLAVGIGMALLSYAMLTRQTPNDISSFYLSRALPEGGGSNVVNVMLVDFRGFDTLGEITVLVAVALTVFALLRRFRPPKESLRLPAQQRLLAPDVVTDLVNPRHASDTALGFMMVPAVLVRLLLPIALVVSFYLFLRGHNLPGGGFVAGLVMSVAFILQYMVAGTQWVEAQMNLRPLRWMGTGLLFATVTGLGAMAVGYPFMTTHTWRFAVPVLGDIHIASALFFDIGVYAVVVGSTLLMLTAIAHQSVRGHKTASHPKSVAAKGAV, from the coding sequence ATGTCCCTGATAGTTCTACTGCTTCTGCCTTTTATTGGCAGCTGTCTGGCGGCCTTGCTGCCGCACAACGCGCGAAATACCGAATCGCTATTAGCTGGCCTGGTCGCCCTCATCGGCACCCTCCAAGTCGCCCTCCTTTACCCGCAAATCGCCCACGGCGGTGTAATCCGCGAAGAGTTTTTCTGGCTACCGAGTCTGGGGCTGAACTTCGTCCTGCGCATGGACGGCTTTGCCTGGCTGTTCTCGTTGATGGTGCTGGGCATTGGCACACTGGTCTCGCTGTACGCGCGCTACTACATGTCGCCAGATGATCCGGTGCCGCGCTTCTTTGCGTTCTTCCTGGCATTCATGGGCGCCATGCTTGGCCTGGTGATCTCCGGGAATCTGATCCAGATCGTGTTTTTCTGGGAGCTGACAAGCCTCTTCTCGTTCCTGCTGATCGGCTACTGGCACCACCGCGCGGATGCTCGCCGTGGCGCGTACATGGCGCTGATGGTCACCGGCGCAGGCGGCTTGTGCCTGCTGGCGGGGGTCATGCTCCTTGGCCATGTGGTCGGCAGCTATGACCTGGACAAGGTTCTGGCCGCCGGCGAGCTGATTCGCGCACATGCCCTCTACCCTATTCTGCTGCCCCTGATTCTGATTGGCGCACTGAGCAAAAGCGCACAATTCCCCTTCCACTTCTGGCTGCCCCACGCCATGGCGGCGCCCACGCCGGTCTCCGCTTATCTGCACTCGGCAACAATGGTCAAAGCCGGTGTTTTCCTTCTGGCACGGCTGTGGCCATCGCTGTCCGGCAGTGAAGAATGGTTCTACATCGTCAGCGGCGCGGGAGCCTGCACCCTGTTACTCGGCGCGTATTGCGCGATGTTCCAGAACGATCTCAAGGGTCTGCTGGCTTACTCGACCATCAGCCACCTGGGCTTGATAACCCTGTTGCTGGGCCTGAACAGCCCACTTGCCGCTGTGGCCGCGGTGTTTCACATTCTCAACCACGCGACGTTCAAGGCATCGTTGTTCATGGCCGCCGGGATCATCGACCACGAAAGCGGCACCCGAGACATTCGCAAGCTCAGCGGTCTGATCAAACTGATCCCGTTCACCGCTACCCTCGCCATGGTCGCCAGTGCCTCCATGGCCGGCGTGCCGCTGCTTAATGGTTTCCTCTCCAAAGAAATGTTCTTCGCCGAAACCGTGTTCATCAATGCCACGGCCTGGGTGGAGATGAGCCTGCCTGTTATCGCAACCATCGCCGGCACCTTCAGCGTCGCCTACTCGCTGCGTTTTACGGTCGATGTGTTTTTCGGCCCGCCGGCCACCGACCTACCCCATACCCCGCACGAGCCGCCGCGCTGGATGCGTGCCCCGGTGGAACTGTTGGTTTTCGCGTGCCTTGTCGTCGGGATCTTCCCTGCACAAGTAGTCGGTCCGCTGCTGGCAGCCGCCGCTCTGCCGGTCGTGGGTGGCACGCTGCCCGAGTACAGCCTGGCCATCTGGCACGGCTTGAACGCACCGATGATCATGAGCCTGATCGCCATGTCCGGCGGTATTGTGCTCTATCTGTTACTGCGCAATCAGCTCAAGCGCGGGCGCTTCAAGTACCCACCGATCATTGGCCTGTTCAATGGCAAGCGTCTGTTCGAGCGTAGCCTGGTGATCATGATGCGACTGTCGCGTCGGCTTGAGCGGCGTCTGAGCACCAAACGCCTGCAAACGCAGCTGTTCCTTTTGGTGCTCGCCGCCGTGCTGGCGGGGTTGGTCCCGATGCTCCACAGCGGCCTGAGCTGGGGTGACCGACCGAAAATTGCCGGTTCGATGGTGTTTGTGACCCTGTGGCTGCTGGCAATCGCCTGTGCCCTCGGCGCGGCGTGGCAGGCCAAGTATCACCGGCTCGCGGCCCTGACCATGGTCAGCGTCTGCGGCCTGATGACCTGTGTGACGTTCGTCTGGTTCTCGGCACCGGACCTGGCGCTGACGCAACTGGCGGTCGAAGTGGTGACCACGGTACTGATCCTGCTGGGCCTGCGCTGGCTACCGCGCCGAATAGAAGACGTCTCGCCGTTGCCGGGCAGCGTGCCCAGGGCGCGTATCCGGCGCCTGCGCGACTTGCTGCTGTCGCTCGCGGTCGGTATCGGCATGGCGTTGCTGTCTTACGCGATGCTGACGCGTCAGACGCCAAACGACATTTCCTCTTTTTACCTCAGTCGTGCCTTGCCGGAAGGCGGCGGCAGCAACGTGGTGAATGTGATGTTGGTGGACTTCCGGGGCTTCGACACCCTCGGTGAAATCACCGTACTGGTGGCCGTTGCCCTGACCGTGTTCGCCTTGCTTCGCCGCTTCCGCCCGCCGAAGGAAAGCCTGCGATTACCGGCGCAGCAACGCCTGCTGGCGCCAGACGTCGTCACTGATCTGGTTAACCCGCGCCATGCCAGCGACACCGCTCTCGGCTTTATGATGGTGCCTGCGGTGCTGGTGCGTCTGCTGTTGCCAATTGCGCTGGTGGTGTCGTTCTATTTGTTCCTGCGAGGCCACAACCTGCCGGGTGGTGGTTTTGTTGCCGGGCTGGTGATGTCCGTAGCGTTCATTCTGCAATACATGGTCGCCGGCACTCAGTGGGTCGAGGCACAAATGAACCTGCGACCGCTGCGCTGGATGGGCACCGGTTTGCTGTTCGCTACAGTGACTGGGCTTGGAGCGATGGCGGTCGGTTATCCCTTCATGACCACCCATACCTGGCGTTTCGCTGTGCCGGTACTGGGCGACATTCACATCGCCAGCGCGTTGTTCTTCGACATCGGCGTCTACGCCGTCGTGGTCGGTTCAACGCTGTTAATGCTCACCGCTATTGCCCACCAATCGGTACGCGGCCACAAAACCGCGTCTCACCCTAAATCCGTTGCTGCCAAAGGAGCCGTCTGA
- a CDS encoding Na+/H+ antiporter subunit C, whose protein sequence is MEEVIAIAIGVLAASGVWLILRPRTFQVVMGLCLLSYAVNLFIFSMGSLFIGKEPIIKDGVPQDLLHYTDPLPQALVLTAIVISFAMTALFLVVLLASRGLTGTDHVDGREPKE, encoded by the coding sequence ATGGAAGAAGTCATCGCAATCGCCATCGGCGTCCTGGCCGCATCCGGTGTCTGGCTGATCCTGCGACCACGGACGTTCCAGGTGGTCATGGGGCTGTGCCTGCTGTCCTATGCCGTTAACCTGTTCATCTTCAGCATGGGCAGCCTGTTTATCGGCAAGGAACCGATTATCAAGGACGGCGTGCCCCAGGATTTGCTGCACTACACCGATCCGCTGCCGCAAGCGCTGGTCCTGACCGCCATCGTCATCAGCTTCGCCATGACCGCTTTGTTCCTGGTGGTGCTGCTGGCATCACGAGGCCTGACTGGCACTGACCATGTGGATGGCCGGGAGCCTAAAGAATGA